The nucleotide sequence ACAGGCTTTAAGTTGATGACAGCGAGCTGTTttaagaacattaaataaaatgaattttaaactaAGCTTTTGTGGGATGATTAGAAAACATTAGCAGCACACAGTAGGTATGtgcttgaaaattaaaatacttgGGGGAAAAATGAGGTACATAAAAGATGAAAATATGTTAACCATCAAAAACAAAACATGTAGAACATAATATATGAAGGTAAAACTTGAGATCTCTTGAAAGTTACCATTAGGAAGATGGGACTATGGTGGTGAATATTCAATAAACTGTCTTCCTACTTCCTAGCTACGAGATCAAACTAGGATTTTTTGTGTGAAACATGGCAAATTTCACAGTGGGCCGGTGTGTTTTATGGGGGTACTCAAATTCCCCTCAATTTTTCATTCTGTCCCTGCACCAGTATCATGTCATCATCCTTATCATCTTAGTGCCTGATGTGGATGAGACATTAAGCCTTAATTTAACCTTTCTAGGGAGAATACCaatcaaaacatttatatgtagtTTTTATGTAAAGTGTTTTATGTAGGAAGACATTTTGAAAATGGTACAGTGTTCTGGTGCTTGTTATTTCAGTTGTGCTGTATTCAGAGAAATAGTTTCCTCACAGAGCATGACAGAACGTTTTATACCTGGTTGAAGTATTACATCCATTAACAGGACCTGTGACTGCCAGGAAGAAATACTCCGCTGATTATTTCACCCTTTGAGGGTTCGAAACTAGGCCCTTAGTCAAGCCataaaaatgtagaaaatttccTCATGTCACGACACTGAAAGTCTGGTCACCATATTCATGAGAAGGTTCTGAATTAAACCATAACAGTGCAGGAGGTCACGATACTTTGATTTCCATCTGCTAGCTTGAATTTGGTTTTTGAACATCTAGGTTCTTTTCCGCAAAAATCACATAAAAATTACctctgaaaaggttttagctATCCAACATAAAAATTTGCACATCcctgcaaataattttttaattgtaaggaAGGTTCTAAAAAAGTCATGAAATTTGTTTAGCAGCATGGGGGAGCAACTCTAATTGcagagactgagacctagttttttgaagtagtttttggCCCATCCGCTAGTTAGTAGCTTTATTACATTTAATATAGCTACatatattgattgtgagaagtaatgcataagctgtTATCAGACAGACCAACCAGTAAAAATTGTTGCACTTTATCTTGGTTGTCTCatttttgtggtgtggcataccaaaAATTTTGCATCTCCAACTCATTTAAatagaacatgtttttttttaaatttgaaaacagcattaagtgtttttcAATCAGCTTCTTGAGTCACTTTTACTAATCAATtagtcatcaagcagttaaattaacattataaacataACACTTTGGATGTGAACCCCTTGTCCCAGTTGATTTTGCTAGTAGTTCTGGGCCCTACCGACAGATAGCGCCACATGctgcgcaaaacatggtttcatttTCCACTGTGTAGTCGCACTTCTAAATCTTCCTCCTCGTTCTGTGTTCAGCAGGTGTGTCTGTAGGCGTCCTGATGTAATACAGGATCTGCCCTGCAATATTTGGTTTAATAAGGACATAAGGAGTGTTTGTTTCGATGTCCTTCGCGTTTGCAGAAATACACGGGGAAGAACGTGTACGCCATCATGCGGGCGCCCCGCAGTGCGAGCACCGAGGCGCTGGTCCTCAGCGTCCCGTACCGCCCCCTGGATAGCATCCACCCCACCACCGCACCGTCCGTGGCGCTCATGATGTGCCTTGCCAAGTTCTTCAGGCGTGAGTTTGAATCCCGCACGAGACGGTCCTACCGCTCATGACTTCTGACAGTCATTCCTTTGAAACATTTAATGATGAATATTGTTTATAATGTGAATGCTGTCTTAAATACAAGAATTCAAAAATTCTTGCATGGTGTGGGTTCTTGGAAATGTGTTCTTCGACATTACGACTAAAATTATATTCCAGCTCTgaaattcatatattttaatatatatgtatattttaaataattaagctctagaaaaaaatatttttttaggcatATACATACTTATATGTGAactgtaaaaaataaaaccaaaataacgcCAAAATGTGTGTCAATTCACCATATTCCACAGAAATGCAAGTTAAATCTTGAGTAGCCCTGAAATGCTAGTCAAGTCTCGAAATATTTTACAAAAGTCAGTGATATTTTATTCTTCAACAACCAAAAATTCAATAAtcatatttaatatgaaattcataacaacaatttttttcattcagaAGGTTGTAAAAATATGATTATATTCCCTGATTTACAATTGCCAAAACCCACAGAATTCACTTTTTTCCCTGAGTGATttctgttatattttatatacatatttttatgtataaattaaagctaatattactataaaaattacagttttgtgGAAAAAGTAAAAGACATATTTGATAGTGTTGTGTATTAAATAACCTGTCATATTCGAAGAGCATTTAAAAAGAAGGAAATGAGCTAAAAATGAAACAATGAAATGTTGTGTGTAAGTTGGGAAGTGCGTGAGGCGAGAGTCGTACTGCGGTGTGCAGGCCAGAAGTACTGGGCCAAGGACGTGATATTCCTGGTGACGGAGCACGAGCAGCTGGGGATGCAGGCCTGGCTGGAGGCGTACCACCGCACCTCATGCGGTCGGCCCGGGGTGCTGGACCACGGGGACATGATGGGCCGCGGGGGAGCCATACAGGTGTCGTTGGAGGGCTTACAGATGCGCTTTTGTGTTGCGAGGCGTACTGTATTGTTCATTGTGtgctgttttttttgttgttttactgTTGGGGTGTGTGGTGAGTGGTTCATTGTGCAGTGAGTTGAGTAGATCAGTGTGTGTTGTGTGGTTCATTGTGTATTGTGATTCATCGTGTATTGTATTGTGTGGTTCATTGGTTATTGTATTCAGTGGTTCATTGCGTATTGTGTTGTTTGGGTCAGTGTATAATGGTTACGTGGTTCATTGTGCAGTGTGTTGTGGGCTTCAGTGTGCATGGTGGTGAGAGGTTCATTGTACAGTTGTGGGGTACATTGTGCAGTGTGTTGAGTATATCAGTGTGTGTTGTATTATGTGATCATtgtgtattgttttgtgttttattgtgTATTGTATTGTGTTTCATTATGTATTGTGTTGCATGGTTCAATGTTGCAGTTGTTGTGTGGTTCAGTGTATACAGTGTGATGATGTTATGGCATTGTGATGTGTGTGTAGTTCAAAATTTTTGTGTTGAATGGTTCAATGTTGTATCATGTGGTTCATTGTGTATTGTTTAGTGTATTGTGTGGTTGCAAAAGGCAATGGTTTGTGGAGACGTCTAGGCTCGAGTGTGTGTGCGTTAGGCGGCCATCAACCTGGAGCTGCACTCGGAGAAGATCGGCCACGTGGACGTGAAGGTGGAGGGGCTGAACGGCCAGCTGCCAAACCTAGACCTGGTCAACCTTGTCCACCGCCTGTGCTCCAAGGAGGGCGTGCGGCACACCTTCAAAAACAGGGTAGCGTCACAGCCGCAGACTGTGTTCCGTCCCCACCACCAGGAACGGGTTGGAtcccattttttttctctgtatccGTTCTGACATACCTAATTTCAGTTTTCCGTGCCGAAATGATATCTAGCGATGGGAAATGGGTGATGACTTCCCCAGTATCCCGGGTAGATTCACATAAGAATAGTGCAGGACAAGCATCTTCATAGTCTGATGGAAGCATGTTGCTCGGAAAAGACCGGCAGAGCCCTGAGGAATCAAATAGTGCCAACTCTACACGGTCTGGTTAACGTAGCCTGTTCTGATAACATGAATGATAAAATGACTGGTACTTATGTCTACATATTGTGTGTTTCGTAAGATCATAGCGCTCAAAGAAAAATGCCAATCCCAAAGagatttttcaacttttttggCCATTCTTACCTAAGATGCATGCCCTTCCCCTACTTGTTCTTCTGTTCATCTTACCTCGCATGCTTCTCACCCCTGTGCTGATAACTCACAACATGTTTGGTCCTCTCTATAGATACTATCTATAGATactaaacttaaatttattgATAGTGAAGTATCGCTGAtaaaaacagtgaaaattaagTGGGGTGCTACCCTTGTAGTGTGAAAATTAggatattttttaacttaagaaACACCACCTCCTAAGTgactttttaaaattagtttttttttttctccacagaAACTTAATCATATAGCACCTTCTCTTGAAGTGAATTCACCGAAAATCAAACAGAATTTGCTGCTACAGTCTTTTTTCTAACACCGGCTGTCATTCAGTTCCAGCGTGGGGCATCAAGTTATTAAGCTCTCGtgaaaaaatttgctttttgtcACATACGCGGTGTTGTTTCTTAAGCGACGTTTTGTTGTTTGAAATCGGGAAAACTCTAAAGTAGGTGATTTTCAGAGTTCCTGTGGTTGCCATCTGGTAGGAAGTGTAATGTGGGGGTGGGTTGTTTTTCAAGGATAACCTGAACCACCGCAACCCTGTGAAGGAGTGGTTGTACCATTTGAAGACACTCATGGCGATGGTATCGACGCAAGCCACGGGCGTTCCGAATGGCAACCATGGTTTGTTTCACAGGTTGGTTGGCCCACCTCCTCTCAATTTGCTGGACGTTCGTTtgattcaatgatttttttttggctttaATGGGTTTTTGTCTGTCAACCCTCAGAGTTTACAATGAAACCTGAAAACATATTGTTTCACAAGAGACTACTTTATTTTATCATTTGGTCAGCTCTATCTTTCAGTTGCAATGATcataaaagttaataattttaaatagtgcaATATCTTAATTAAAAATATGCTACAAGCCATAACATAAATTCTAGAAACAAGAGTAACAAATGCTACTTTTTAACACTTTAATCATTGTGTGTCGGCGACAGCTACACGTTCAAAATCGGACGAGTTAAATGAGTttagaaacattaaattttttatttttatcaagctTGAGTTGAAGTTTACAAATTTCAGTTTAAATTAAGGGAGGCCAAATGGGCCAAGACACAGTACGCTCTGAAACATGTCGTATCAGAAGGAACACGATGCGAACGGAGATAATTTTACAAATGGCAGCGCACCATTCTGAGTAAAGACGCTGAGTCAACATGTCCAAAGAGACGTGGCTTGCTCCTTTCCTTGCGACCTGCTTCAGACATTAGTAGTGGTTTGGCGGGCGCAAGAACATAGTCACGAGGAAGTAAATATGTATTAAGCTAGTACAAATTGTGGAAAAGTTAGTTATCTTTAGGGCTGTgcgaattctattttttttttttaatacaaagtgAACATCTAATCAAATGTTTGAAATGTCCACGAAGTAGGATCAGATTGTGAATATTGTTCTTAGCAAGGCTGTATTACACTTACTTTCATAAAATGCTGGATTGatgtatgaaaataataatatttttttaatttgtaatttttttttatctgattaAAGTGATAAACTAATTGGCCCTATATACACAAcaccattcaataaaaattataaactaaccatttataatATTGAGAAATTATTAAAGCAAACCTGAGTTGCCTAAGTGCCGTACCCACCATAAAAGTGCctcgactgttggtgggcatgtgacaaataaaaaaatatatattggaatttttatatatgtatatacgtacacacacacaaacacacacacacacacctatatacacacatacacacacacacacacagtgttacAGGTGAATAATTGTTAACAGGTTCCAGCCAGCAGGAAATAGTTCATTATTTATTTCGGGTCCAACAACACTTGGCTTCAAGTATGCCATATCGAGCCATAAAATGTAACACAGGTGCCTTAAGGCaacaatgttgtttttattatataaatcacatttttcatgttttaaactaTCACGCAGTGGAAAATGTAATGATTGTatatcaaattattgacaatatCATGGTGAAGTGTGAAAAGCATAAGCttcgctgtatatatatatattgttgtgaTGGCTTCCATtacataagtaattttttttttaaatttgttggcAGGTTTGGTATCGAGGCGGTGACTCTGGAGGGCTTCGAGAAGCGGGGCAGGGGCAGTCCGGCGGTGTTCTACCAGCTGGGGAGGTGAGTGTGCTCGTCGCGGTCTCCGTCAACTCCCAGCGTCCCCCGGGGGGCCGGCACGGTGCGATCAGGGGCACGAGCTCGGTGTCCTTTTTCGCAGGGTGATGGAGGGACTGTTCCGCAGCCTCAACAACCTGCTGGAGAGATTCCACCAGTCGTACTTCTTCTACCTGCAGCCGGCAACCGACAGATACATCTCCATAGGTAATCAGGCTTTTTTTTATAGCAGGAAATACgtaactatttttatttcttgCCATAGTTTTGCATGAGATGCTGTCCGCTTTGTAACTTATAATGTAAACTTGCTGTTATGGTAGtacttatgttaatttttttttttactaacctaaatgttatgatttttttattatttttgtactaCATAATTGCGATATATTGTATCCTTATTTCTGTTCTTGTGTTATTGTATCTGTCTGTTTTTGTTTGGTTCTGTTAAGGTTTCTGCggctctatatacatatatatatatatgtttgtgtgtttgtgtatatgtatatgtatgtaccgtatttactcgcgtatagctcgcggcaattttaccagatttgatgggggaaaaatgaagtgcgacctatatgtgaagaaaaattttttaaaatttttgaggaatttttttttgcaatacagtagcAATCTGcagatgcgacccccctctgatgcgtccattccgtttatacgaccgttttttgagaaaccgtgaacaatttgagcagagaaagtcgaaaatttgagtaaaattggctgaaaaacaagtctgttacactttgttgggcgctatgtgttcacgtttatcttggcgagagctgtactgtaagcaggcaggcatacaaaagacggctaaaaatagataccacccctctagactgttcACGCTGCAGTGTCTAGCTGAGCttggcgcgtccactatcgcacgaaaagccgtctcagctgtcatgttatcttacccgcccgcacgaaaagccactgtggtagcttaCCTTCTgtgtgagaaactgtcagcatcctcctcttcttccacaccgcgtgcggcaaaagccaggttgtatagtccattcttggtaaaataaatatttttatgggcttatacgactgtccttcgccgttaataaatacttcataagttattatgatacaatttgtttattacctagtatatatatgtatgtatatgtgtgtgtgtgtttatatatatgtatgtattatgtatgtatgtataaattttactatttaaattcaatatttgtatttgagaataatttgaTATATGTATTTGTTCCGAAGTAAAAAGCTGATGTTGTCACAGGCCTAGCAGCTAGTAGATGTGTCACGGAGTGCTCTGCTCTTGTGCAGGGATGTACATGCCCCCGCTGGGCCTGCTGTGCGCCGCGCTGCTGGTGAAGGCGTTCGGACTGTGGCTGCGCATGCACGAGGATCCCGCCGCGCGGGCCGAGAGCACGGCGTCCGGAGCACAGGTACAGTAGCACACGGTCGGCGGCCGTGAAGTTGCCGCGCGGACGTCATAAAGTTTTCGCAAGGACCCGGCAAAATTTTTAAAGGGCACGTCAGTGGAAGCTTAGAAATTTTTGACCTCTTGGTAGTTTGACATGACATGATTACTTTTGCAAAAGTGTTACGTTTTAGACTATGTAATTAAAATCCATGGTTATGTGACTTTGAGATAAATTTAAACAGTGCTTCTGAGAACAGAGATTATATATACTGGACTATTTTTTAACtcacatttataaataaacaaataaatgagTGAATAGCTAAGAAAATGTGGTAACAAGACAGTGATTTTTTCACATTGCTTGATCTTACTTTCTTTATATATAGGGTAGGTTATTTGTAATTAcctatatgaataaaattgtttgtaacaaGCATTTTcattgtgtaaattttttttcatttccatgaagaaatttacactgtaATATTCTAATAATTTTCCTTCAAGTTATATCAAGCCTTTGATACAGTGTTTCAGGTGAATAATTGTTAACAGGTTCCAGCCAGCAGGAAATATGTAGTTCATTATTTATTTCGGGCCCAACAACACTTGACTTCAAGTATGCCATATCGAGCCATAAAATGTAATACAGGTGCCTTAGGGCaacaatgttgtttttattacatataaatcacatttttcatttttttaaactttcacgcAGTGAAAAATGTAACAATtgtaaatcaaattattgacaatatCATGGTGAAGTGTGGAAAACATAAGCTTCGCTGTATGTCGGACGAAAGTGGCACCAGGAAGGGTCTAGTAAATATGGGGAAAAAAATCtgataacttaaataattttcaagttcTATGTACTGCAATTGTAATTTTCAAACCGCAAAGTCTTTTCCGTTAACTCATGATCAAAAAGTTTGGGGTTGCGTTATTTTCGGGCGGATGCTGCAAATACACTTGACATTTCGCCGCCTAAGTAtcggagtgttctatgtccactttttaggtttttttttaatgttacggacacaaaattaatattagtattcttTTGttctatatccacacacgtctacgcacccaaaaatgtttgttcttaattcaagaccaatattattttgttctatatCATGATATTCAcagttgtttgaactttcaaatgcttgttatatctcagttccgacctcgatggacatagaacactccaattctcaggcgacgattatttgtttttgaaattttagaCCGGTTTTTTTTGAACCGCGGAGTCGCTCGGAGGTTCGCAGAGCCGTGCGCTGCAGCTTCTCTGAGGCGCGCCCACGCGGGCTGGTGTCTGCGCAGGAAGGCGCGGGCTTCAGCGTGGCGCCGGTGGGCGTGGCCGTGCTGAGCTCCCACGCCCTGGGCGTGGCGCTGCTTTCGGCGCCGCAGACCTTCGCGGCCGCAGGGCTGGCCTGGGCGGGCCTGCCCACCGACGCCTCCCTCTACCTGGGCTACCTGCTGGCGTTCCTCGCCGCCGCCGCGCTGCCGCTGGTGGCTCGCAGGTGTGTGTGTGGTTCGGACGTGCGTGTCTCCGTCACGTCTTTGAAcatacatactgtatagaagtcgcgagtggataggatttactctacggtttttcaggagcgcatgatgagcagcttggggacttcaccgctgcagtgcgctgccgtaacgccctgtatcgtcttagttgttatttacacgttagagcgcagcactgtcgcccgctgtcattgcccccgcacccccccatccatcattcactgcagctcaaggtcgttcaacgggagggggaaggggtgtttgaagagttcgacacttctcaccgctagggaccaccgcaagtcgatgccctggagatggtggcgattgcggcggtgaatcaaccaactacctcgaaaccgtgttagaaattttaacctgggctggagacttctatacagtatatatattcaaaggtcacgtCATTCCTTCCCACTTTCCGTGAAATCAAATTTGCAGTCCGCAGTTTGTATGCCTCCTCGTCACGGTAAAACTTCATTATTTATAAACACCCTCGTTCATACAAAACTCCCATTAATGCAAATTATTCCACTGACTCCCAGAAATCACATGAGAGTTTCGGTGCTcggaataatttgtttaatacaaaagtatggttattaAGTACTCGCAGGTGTGTGGTCCGGCCCTGGGCGGACACTTGGGTGTGACAGCCCAACAGCGTGTCTTCGTCACGTCTTTCCTCCCCACTTCCCGTGAAATCAAAATTGCAGTCCGCAGTTTGTATGCCTCCTcgttacagtaaaacctcattaTTTATAAACACCCTCGTAAACACAAAACTCCCATAATGCAAATTATTCCGCAGACCCCAGAAATTACATGAAGTTACAGTGCTCGGTAATTTGTTTGATACAAAGTATGGTTATTAAGTGTACTATGAAGTTGGGTTTGTTCCAAGGGtaaagaaacaatatgaagtTAACACTATCTATGTACTTTGGTTTATTGTAGGTTGGGAAAAAAAtcttagaaattttatttttccaaaatgtTGGTACTATGTCTTTTGGTAGGTAATTTCTAAACCTATGTTTTAATCTTCTGCATTTAATCTTTTAAAGTGTGAAATAGTAGAAAATGTTTTTAGagcctaaaattgtattttacaaccctaaaaaaaaacactacttttgGTGCAGTATAAAATTTTGTGCAAGTTTAAACTTTATTTGAACGTAATTTAgaaatgaatatatatacatgactaaattttttaatagtttggcattacaaacctcattattacaaagtgacaaaattatggtcccCTAATGTTTGTATTATTGAAGTTTGACTGTATCCTTAAAAAGCCCTTAATTTGTCTTGAATTGAATAAGAGCCCTTAAGTCCTTAAATTTCACCAAAAATCCTTAAATACACCTTAATGAAGACTGATACCatgcaagtaatggataaatgtgGGAATTTTAATGTTCTTCCTCTTTCGTTTCCAACTTGGCAGAAAATAAGGCTTTTTACGCATGAACATTACGGTTGGTTAATTTCAGGCcatgtttagatttttttaactaaaatacatttttaattatttttatttattttattttgtatcttCTCACTAGTGTTGaaagttgacagttttcagatcagAGGGGTAGAAATAGAAACATTGCATGCCAGCTGTGTGATCAGTTTCGTTCAGAACAGGGGCCATCGATGGAAAAAAAACCTGTACAGATCTAGTGGAAAACATCTGGTCGCATACAGCGAAGACTCCTAAAGCCTAACCAGCGACTACAACATTTTTCTGGTGGATAATACACAGTGAACCAACGACCGGATCCAGGCCCACTCGCAGACTCCTAACGCAGAGACGGCTCAGGCAATTATCTTGTTACACgcagcccaaaaaaaaaatgtcacactaagaaggggaaaaaaatctttgTCTTTTTTACCAAGCACACATTCACTGGACAGAAAAAGAGAGGAACATTCTAAGCAGCTACTGTGTTTTTACACTTTCTTTGAAACAAGTCAAAAAGTATAATCCAtacatgttaatattttttttaatataaataattattaattttcacatagtgaaaaatataaacaaataaatttaaaaattttttttcagacctGCATATTTAACTATAGATCATAAACTGCTCACTGTACATTCTTATTTAAACCGACCCTCTTGAAGTTTCTTCACACATATGTATTAATTCACTGTGCActgtttatcaaaaaaaaatttttgcttatCCTATTTTgattttgatgaaaaataattatttatattttcttttcaaaatttcaatatttcaacaaaattttacctattttaattgtagctgacttaacctaaccaccctttcactttagtattatttatctaatttcccatgtaattttttatatgtggaaaaaaaatttagtggGCTTCTAAttgttaatatttgaattcaatttttatattcgagaataatttgatatttgtattcgattcgaagtaaaaaaaacaacagatattGGCACGTGCCTACTTCTCACCTCTGAACTGAAAACGTGTTTTTACTGTCTTTCTTTGAGCTtgcaaatttaatgtaaatacgtatgatcaaattaaatgttaaggggcccgccttgtcaggggtgtgtgtgtgttagtgaggccgaatgataagtgcaacgctcgctggtgcttctagcgcggtgtctcctctgagctggcgcgcagtcttctcgttgtcacaATATaactgaaatttgagcggtgaccgtaacattatatggctgagaaatgaagataaaggtgtaatgcaagtcccttaagtgctttaaagaatctgtactggtcgttttacgcctaaatattactctgaaatcattttaaatcttctaaaaaattcaatttaaaaacttaaatccgaaatcaaaagaagtacttttcggcccacagcgaactcttgaatgcttttcgtaagcagaccccacccggatatcttgagtagttatcaaatcgcgttgtatttcctgaagctctgcgcaccgcgtgtgtgcccaggTGGGCGGAGCCCTAGAGGCTTCAAATTTAAGATAGATAATATGCGTGAgtagtagggatgtgcgaatccttgttTTTCaattcggttcgaatccgattcgaatccctggcaatatttgagatatgaatcagattccgaatattaagcacagaataattaaaaataactgataaatttaaaaataatgtgtgttctcttttttctaactctaactactggcaattatttattacactgagattgaaatattaataattatgtaaaattaattaataataaacactttaaaatatgaaaaccaaaacatatttgattctccaactcaatcgtaataaactgcacgccacagggaaatctcagttttataaaagtttcagcaaacgaaaccattttttttctccaataaatagccaggacttttttttttcttacaaatactTAACGTAATAGTagcgtaattttatttttcactgccagtatttttgagccgtattaaattgaTTTATAACAAGTTTTGTGAacattcgtaatactgttcgaatccatgtacgtgcGACGATTTCCGGGTTTGGGTAATCGTGGATTCGAACCGTTCCCGAAAATAATCGGGTGCTCGCACGTCCCTAGTGGGCGGCGTGCATGGGAAGTGAAGCCGTGTCTCGAGGGAACTGTCGGAACGTGGTG is from Bacillus rossius redtenbacheri isolate Brsri chromosome 15, Brsri_v3, whole genome shotgun sequence and encodes:
- the LOC134539389 gene encoding glycosylphosphatidylinositol anchor attachment 1 protein; its protein translation is MGLLTDPGSGRGKLTQLLVTHYDKLCIILYVGGIVWFMLLAHEHFNAGTYFSENALLPGLVKGDFDEDVLAKQYHSELLEEAARYPDGVPYPWLLAKFRQLSLDTYTHNFTLHYPLGHGTKYTGKNVYAIMRAPRSASTEALVLSVPYRPLDSIHPTTAPSVALMMCLAKFFRRQKYWAKDVIFLVTEHEQLGMQAWLEAYHRTSCGRPGVLDHGDMMGRGGAIQAAINLELHSEKIGHVDVKVEGLNGQLPNLDLVNLVHRLCSKEGVRHTFKNRDNLNHRNPVKEWLYHLKTLMAMVSTQATGVPNGNHGLFHRFGIEAVTLEGFEKRGRGSPAVFYQLGRVMEGLFRSLNNLLERFHQSYFFYLQPATDRYISIGMYMPPLGLLCAALLVKAFGLWLRMHEDPAARAESTASGAQEGAGFSVAPVGVAVLSSHALGVALLSAPQTFAAAGLAWAGLPTDASLYLGYLLAFLAAAALPLVARSSRSTEDSWTLLYIVALLELATLLLAVAVHNFSLALVTAVLYVPCALGAAPARSRLLRAAQRLAWLALHPLPLLTAVVGAHTAASFPEEPWGELCRRALHAARQALVFAVVDGHVYGSWAFGVATAALAPAWLLFWLVVSSRGRPAGSS